One part of the Atribacterota bacterium genome encodes these proteins:
- a CDS encoding acyl-CoA dehydratase activase, translated as MRTFLGIDVGAVSTDLVLLDENNNVLSDVYLRTQGQPIAMIKEGLSIIKKENKGISLEVIGVGTTGSGRVLAGAIVGADIIKNEITAHSVAALYINPEVRTIFEIGGQDSKIIILQNGVVVDFAMNTICAAGTGSFLDHQAYRLDIPIEEFGNYALRSENPVRIAGRCTVFAESDMVHKQQMGYKKEDVIAGLCEALVRNYLNNVGKGKRISPPVFFQGGVAANSGIKKSFEKETGYEIIVPEYYRVMGAIGAALLVKEEMEQNPRTSTFYGFELVERDYQTSGFECDGCPNHCEVIEIMIDGEPIARWGDRCGKWSIGYQAIR; from the coding sequence ATGAGGACATTTTTAGGGATTGATGTAGGAGCAGTAAGCACTGATCTCGTTTTATTGGATGAAAATAATAATGTACTTAGCGATGTTTATCTGAGAACTCAAGGGCAACCAATTGCAATGATCAAGGAAGGGCTCTCTATTATTAAAAAAGAGAATAAGGGTATTTCCTTAGAAGTAATAGGTGTTGGTACCACAGGTAGTGGAAGAGTGCTAGCCGGGGCTATAGTGGGAGCCGATATTATAAAGAATGAAATTACCGCTCATTCTGTAGCAGCATTATATATAAATCCTGAAGTACGTACCATCTTTGAGATAGGTGGTCAAGATTCTAAAATCATTATTCTCCAGAATGGGGTAGTGGTTGATTTTGCCATGAATACCATTTGTGCTGCCGGTACCGGGTCTTTTCTAGATCATCAAGCTTATCGTTTGGATATTCCTATTGAAGAGTTTGGTAATTATGCTTTACGTTCGGAGAATCCGGTACGCATAGCCGGAAGATGCACAGTCTTTGCGGAGTCGGATATGGTCCATAAGCAGCAGATGGGTTATAAAAAAGAAGATGTCATTGCCGGTTTGTGTGAAGCATTGGTGCGTAATTACCTTAATAATGTAGGAAAAGGGAAGAGAATTTCACCACCTGTCTTCTTTCAGGGTGGTGTTGCTGCTAATTCCGGAATTAAGAAAAGTTTTGAAAAGGAAACAGGTTATGAAATAATCGTTCCGGAGTATTACCGGGTAATGGGAGCTATAGGAGCGGCTTTATTGGTCAAAGAAGAAATGGAGCAAAATCCCCGTACCTCTACTTTTTATGGGTTCGAGTTAGTTGAGCGGGATTATCAAACTTCCGGATTTGAATGCGACGGTTGCCCCAATCATTGTGAAGTGATAGAAATAATGATTGATGGTGAACCGATTGCTCGCTGGGGCGATCGTTGTGGCAAATGGTCTATAGGATATCAAGCAATTCGATAG
- a CDS encoding immunoglobulin domain-containing protein translates to MDFTALATDRPDGGRGFEAKFKLIYGFPGSGNMGGVFKTKTVILPNISSSDDPVGYSCQGQVSIDRAFIPGATTILIRIERESPQDNHVAFQKESIVLQLDEEETEEEEEKPPLEGDQLPETDTWEDAILIQSGTYIGDLGEEDSEGHRDNDDYYRLEVEEGQLITLQLTIPGNASYSISLLNSNNNSRGSSITRWDTKTLDYVADSTGPWYIRVSRSSGEGEYQLSVNDFTDGSEGEENHPPIISSLVSSQNSVEVNQAVNLSCTASDGDGDTLTYNWTVNGQLVGGNTSSLNWVAPGTPGTYHITCTVSDSKGSQDSDSVSIIVIEPEGSSDQIPTQVLYQVKITTGTKMGAGTDANVYLALEGQNGENKGM, encoded by the coding sequence TTGGATTTTACTGCTCTGGCTACTGATCGTCCCGATGGAGGAAGGGGATTTGAGGCAAAATTCAAACTAATCTATGGTTTTCCCGGAAGCGGTAATATGGGTGGAGTTTTTAAGACCAAAACAGTTATCCTTCCCAACATTTCATCCTCAGATGATCCAGTAGGTTATAGCTGTCAGGGTCAGGTAAGCATTGATAGGGCATTCATTCCCGGGGCAACTACAATTCTGATAAGGATAGAACGGGAATCACCTCAGGATAATCACGTAGCTTTTCAGAAAGAAAGTATCGTTTTACAGTTAGATGAGGAGGAAACTGAGGAAGAGGAAGAGAAACCACCTTTAGAAGGAGATCAATTACCCGAGACGGATACCTGGGAAGACGCAATTCTCATTCAATCGGGTACTTATATTGGTGATCTTGGAGAAGAGGACAGCGAAGGTCATCGCGACAATGATGATTACTATCGTTTAGAAGTAGAAGAAGGACAGCTGATTACTCTGCAGCTGACTATTCCCGGCAATGCCAGTTATAGCATTTCTTTGTTAAATTCCAACAACAATTCACGAGGTTCTTCCATAACCCGTTGGGATACTAAAACTCTTGATTATGTAGCTGATTCCACCGGACCCTGGTACATCAGGGTATCCCGTTCTTCCGGAGAAGGAGAGTACCAGCTTTCTGTGAATGATTTTACAGATGGTTCTGAGGGAGAAGAAAATCATCCGCCCATCATTTCTTCGCTTGTTTCCAGTCAGAATTCTGTAGAAGTGAATCAAGCTGTCAATTTAAGCTGTACTGCCAGTGACGGGGATGGAGATACGCTTACGTATAACTGGACTGTTAATGGTCAGTTGGTAGGAGGGAATACTTCATCTTTGAATTGGGTAGCTCCCGGTACTCCTGGAACCTATCACATTACCTGTACGGTTAGCGATAGTAAAGGCAGTCAGGACAGTGATTCCGTAAGCATTATCGTAATTGAACCAGAGGGCAGTTCAGATCAAATCCCCACCCAGGTTTTGTATCAAGTCAAGATTACTACTGGCACAAAAATGGGTGCTGGTACCGATGCTAATGTTTATCTTGCCCTGGAAGGGCAAAACGGAGAGAATAAGGGTATGTAA
- the amrB gene encoding AmmeMemoRadiSam system protein B: MKKLVKFIFILFMFYISAVLVFGESSDENSIAAGVVPHHLLAKEIIEDFFGYIIRQKQLPDTIILFSPDHFNCSALKKENSFISVSGESRSVRLEGIAVDTELLKKLARDNHITQDRSAILSEFGITNLLAFIKKYLPETKIIPIIIPEDISLEEVNRLIVTIDNKASSNTVLIASVDFSHYLPSIAADFHDTKSIRVLLNFEEEEFKNIEVDSWQSLYGIRLFARLRGHEQPIVIAHRNSVDFLPNDGDKTTSYFCAAFQEGQRRDDILAETVLLAGDMMLGRGLEKLMTENGIYYPFQKIVQLLRGVDIVFANFEGPIKENVPGISEDEAKFASRPEVLEAVRWSQINLLSLANNHTTDLGEEGLEETKEWLQKYQINFIGTTLPDHQHIKNNSFYTEQYVFLAFNRILPYIDYQESIIKEVEKTKQSNPGKIIIVSIHWGKENELISSPIQRELAHQIIAAGADVIVGHHPHVVQEIELIDNRPVFYSLGNFIFNQQAYSETREGLLIGITMTADNLTLWLFPIKNQAGQPMLLSQLEAEIFLNNLAKKSDKRLWEELKKGIIELERTR; this comes from the coding sequence ATGAAAAAATTAGTTAAATTCATATTCATTCTTTTTATGTTTTATATCAGCGCTGTGCTTGTTTTTGGGGAAAGCAGTGATGAGAATTCTATTGCGGCAGGGGTAGTGCCCCATCACCTGCTGGCAAAGGAAATTATAGAAGATTTTTTTGGCTATATTATCCGACAGAAACAACTTCCTGATACTATAATCCTATTCAGCCCAGATCATTTCAATTGCTCTGCTCTGAAGAAAGAAAACTCTTTTATCAGTGTCTCTGGTGAATCAAGATCTGTTCGGTTGGAAGGGATAGCTGTAGATACTGAACTATTAAAAAAGTTGGCAAGGGACAATCATATCACGCAGGATCGGAGCGCGATACTTTCAGAGTTTGGTATTACCAACTTATTAGCATTTATAAAAAAATATCTGCCGGAAACAAAAATTATCCCCATTATAATACCCGAAGATATTTCACTGGAAGAGGTAAATCGACTGATAGTAACAATTGATAATAAGGCTTCTTCTAACACTGTGCTAATTGCCAGTGTTGATTTTTCTCATTATCTGCCATCTATAGCAGCAGATTTTCATGACACAAAAAGCATTAGAGTATTATTAAATTTTGAGGAAGAAGAATTTAAAAATATAGAGGTAGACAGCTGGCAATCTTTATATGGCATTCGATTATTTGCCAGATTAAGAGGGCATGAACAGCCCATAGTAATTGCTCATCGCAATTCTGTTGATTTTTTACCAAATGATGGAGATAAAACTACCTCTTATTTTTGTGCCGCCTTTCAAGAAGGACAAAGAAGAGATGATATTCTGGCAGAAACCGTTCTTCTGGCAGGGGATATGATGTTGGGACGAGGCCTGGAAAAATTAATGACAGAAAATGGCATTTATTATCCCTTTCAGAAAATCGTACAGCTATTGAGGGGTGTGGATATTGTTTTTGCTAATTTCGAGGGACCAATTAAAGAGAATGTACCAGGAATTTCAGAAGATGAGGCTAAATTTGCCTCTCGTCCAGAGGTGTTGGAAGCAGTTAGATGGAGTCAGATTAACCTGCTATCTTTAGCCAATAATCATACTACAGACCTGGGTGAGGAAGGATTGGAAGAGACCAAAGAATGGCTGCAAAAGTACCAAATTAATTTTATCGGTACTACACTGCCTGACCACCAGCACATAAAAAATAATTCTTTTTATACTGAACAGTACGTTTTTCTGGCCTTTAACCGCATATTGCCCTATATTGATTATCAAGAGAGTATAATTAAAGAAGTAGAAAAAACAAAGCAATCTAATCCAGGGAAAATTATTATTGTCAGCATACATTGGGGTAAGGAAAATGAATTAATCAGTTCTCCAATCCAAAGAGAATTAGCCCACCAGATAATTGCGGCCGGTGCTGATGTAATTGTTGGGCATCATCCCCATGTGGTTCAGGAAATCGAATTAATAGATAATAGACCAGTCTTCTATTCGTTAGGAAATTTTATTTTTAACCAACAAGCTTATTCAGAAACCAGGGAAGGCTTGTTAATTGGGATAACAATGACAGCTGATAATCTTACCCTTTGGCTTTTTCCCATAAAAAACCAGGCAGGTCAGCCAATGCTATTGAGCCAGCTTGAGGCAGAAATATTTCTTAACAATTTAGCTAAAAAATCTGATAAAAGATTATGGGAGGAACTCAAAAAAGGTATAATAGAATTAGAAAGGACAAGATAA
- a CDS encoding CoA protein activase has translation MKLALPRLGNIDVINETIITDMGHELAEVPPNSKKTLDLGVRYSPEYCCLPLKIALGNFIEALELGAEGLIMAGGWGPCRFGYYAQVQRDVLIDLGYDFKMIIMEIPRGNWMTLWDNINILRNGRSWSYMINQYRLAWQKILLMEKLENKVLQVRPREKKRGESSRALKESMIKIKKAKDLETLKQIEEDSLSKFKEITDFQKKILIRIALVGEFYVSLEPFSNHHLEEKLGYLGVEVVRKNSIEAWIGPIIRLKIFKDSVKEEKEFEEAAYHYLAHSVGGEGQTTVGNVVLAHREGLDGAIQVIPFTCMPEIVAETILKKVSEDLNFPTLTLTYDEQTGEEGLNTRIEAFIDLLKKRRKKVVMVS, from the coding sequence ATGAAATTAGCTTTGCCCCGTCTTGGTAATATTGACGTGATTAATGAAACTATTATTACAGATATGGGACATGAGCTGGCAGAGGTGCCGCCAAACAGTAAAAAAACTCTGGACTTGGGAGTCAGATATTCGCCGGAATATTGCTGCTTGCCTTTAAAGATTGCTCTGGGTAATTTTATAGAGGCTCTGGAACTCGGTGCTGAAGGGCTAATTATGGCCGGTGGCTGGGGACCATGTCGGTTTGGTTATTATGCTCAAGTACAGCGTGATGTACTTATAGACCTGGGATATGACTTTAAAATGATTATTATGGAAATTCCCCGGGGAAACTGGATGACCCTATGGGATAATATTAATATCTTACGTAATGGTAGAAGCTGGTCTTATATGATTAATCAATATCGATTAGCCTGGCAGAAAATTTTGTTAATGGAAAAACTGGAGAATAAAGTATTACAGGTTCGACCAAGGGAAAAGAAGAGAGGGGAATCCTCCCGAGCATTAAAGGAGAGCATGATTAAGATAAAGAAGGCAAAAGATCTGGAAACGCTGAAGCAAATTGAAGAAGATAGTCTAAGTAAATTTAAGGAAATTACTGATTTTCAAAAGAAAATTCTTATTAGAATAGCCCTGGTGGGGGAATTCTATGTCTCTCTGGAGCCTTTCTCCAATCATCATCTGGAAGAGAAGCTTGGTTATCTGGGTGTAGAGGTAGTAAGGAAAAATTCTATCGAAGCCTGGATTGGCCCTATTATAAGGTTGAAAATTTTCAAGGACAGCGTTAAGGAGGAGAAGGAGTTTGAAGAAGCCGCCTACCATTACCTGGCACATTCAGTAGGCGGCGAAGGGCAAACCACTGTGGGTAATGTGGTGTTGGCTCATCGGGAAGGATTAGATGGAGCTATTCAGGTTATTCCCTTTACCTGTATGCCTGAGATTGTTGCCGAGACTATTTTAAAAAAGGTTAGCGAGGATTTAAATTTTCCTACTTTAACATTGACCTATGATGAGCAAACTGGTGAAGAAGGTCTTAATACCCGTATAGAAGCTTTCATTGATTTGCTTAAAAAGAGAAGGAAGAAGGTAGTGATGGTATCATGA
- a CDS encoding PLAT/LH2 domain-containing protein, whose amino-acid sequence MLMFILPWKGKTERIRVCNKGDVALTTTQKSHSEVMCSNLQFYNNRLLVYASEDKHAIYPSCDLCEDVSVWMGLAGEDCGGGGTFRFDCYNVGEPPEFIDPNIYDLSLVEGKLGKELPEIDFTGFADKLLSRYRVQIKTGNEDLSGTDAKISIKLFGNKGTSSWYDVYSKPSPPHDIAIKHLGTFETGDIDNIYVNSSDLGEINKIQIKHDNTGPGPGWCISEILVEDLGTHSTWHARPDTWLEKFLWQDDTNKTFNLSLTQ is encoded by the coding sequence ATGCTAATGTTTATCTTGCCCTGGAAGGGCAAAACGGAGAGAATAAGGGTATGTAATAAAGGTGATGTTGCCTTAACCACAACACAAAAATCACATTCTGAAGTAATGTGCAGTAACTTGCAATTTTATAATAACAGGTTACTGGTATATGCATCGGAAGATAAGCATGCCATCTATCCATCTTGTGATTTGTGTGAAGATGTTAGTGTATGGATGGGTTTAGCTGGTGAGGACTGTGGTGGGGGAGGTACTTTCAGATTCGATTGTTATAATGTTGGAGAACCTCCTGAATTTATAGATCCCAATATCTATGATTTAAGCTTGGTTGAAGGAAAATTAGGAAAAGAATTACCGGAAATTGATTTTACAGGATTTGCTGATAAACTCCTAAGTCGTTATAGAGTACAAATAAAGACGGGCAACGAAGACTTGTCAGGAACTGATGCTAAGATTAGCATTAAACTTTTTGGAAACAAAGGAACTTCTTCCTGGTATGATGTTTATTCTAAACCAAGCCCACCTCATGATATTGCCATTAAACATTTAGGGACCTTCGAGACAGGAGATATAGATAATATTTATGTAAATTCATCTGATTTGGGCGAGATTAATAAAATTCAAATTAAACATGATAATACTGGCCCAGGTCCGGGATGGTGTATCAGTGAAATTTTGGTAGAAGATTTAGGAACCCATTCTACCTGGCATGCTCGACCAGATACTTGGCTGGAAAAATTTCTATGGCAGGATGATACTAATAAAACTTTTAATTTAAGTTTAACACAATAA
- a CDS encoding cysteine hydrolase: protein MFSQTDVLGFAREAYEKGKADFKVDISSIALLVIDMQDEFVKPSWTPFWVPEATKQVPKIKKLIEHCRIIKAPVIYTAFADTHMGLDRPRSGSFMPNRYDKKLDNDNEWFKKGNIYDELKPLDNEVIIYKPSYGAFYDTPLDTILKNLNIESVIICGTLTNFCCSTTARQAYERGYKVIFGSDINSADDKKLHEVEVKVMRKGFAKVLNHLEIIVLLK, encoded by the coding sequence GTGTTTTCACAAACTGATGTATTAGGTTTCGCTAGAGAAGCCTATGAAAAAGGAAAAGCTGATTTTAAAGTAGATATAAGTTCAATAGCATTGCTTGTCATAGATATGCAAGATGAATTTGTAAAACCAAGTTGGACTCCATTTTGGGTACCTGAAGCTACCAAACAGGTTCCAAAAATAAAGAAATTAATTGAACATTGTAGAATTATTAAAGCTCCTGTTATATATACAGCTTTTGCAGATACACATATGGGATTAGATAGACCTAGAAGTGGAAGTTTTATGCCTAATAGATATGATAAAAAACTGGATAATGATAATGAGTGGTTTAAAAAAGGGAATATATATGATGAATTAAAACCATTAGATAATGAGGTAATAATTTATAAACCTTCATATGGAGCTTTTTATGATACTCCTTTAGATACAATATTAAAAAATTTAAACATAGAAAGTGTAATTATATGTGGAACTTTAACCAATTTTTGTTGTAGCACCACAGCGAGGCAAGCTTATGAAAGAGGATACAAAGTAATATTTGGTAGTGATATTAATTCAGCAGATGATAAAAAGTTACATGAAGTCGAAGTTAAAGTAATGAGAAAGGGTTTTGCCAAGGTTTTAAACCATTTAGAGATAATAGTATTATTAAAGTAA
- a CDS encoding DUF3160 domain-containing protein encodes MKKLKESKFLFKGIFTLITIAIILILSLTVSQSLADANPFNKQLINSDSIIIEPVEIKAHIPGHSLPLNTTSIENYQDFFKKIPLTPGALSLLQKNAFVVIPTPLDIAEQEVFLDSIRELANPKDDFIAYYQVLKNIDVPIFITSDSLLHYYHIFFDTTLMRLERDLFYQDIWEISKELLKTSLNDYNYAENDLKEAARRNVAYLSVALELIKPQKSQVVSDEILKEEYCSPEIEPEICEMMIAGVKDIYGEQVSYQYFSQKEFEYYHFDVPKIVQDLVEEEINLIQEHKGWEFSPIFIYQEDYSQYVPRGHYTKSEKLKNYFKALMWYGRMTALIEGSPSLFAGESMCSGGLGGIISEYDARIQTLQAFLLAEKFVSSQNIQERWHRIYSITSFMVGFSDDLGPSEYGQALQEVFSAEQGMASIEKFAENYDKLKKAIGEYPYEPKIYSGLGACELLMPCPPLSDEDSQNLKIKAKELLSQTKGFRLMGQRFTLDSWLFSEIVSPYSGKYNGPKLPLPTEEKPFTFSWNDDYEEFRNNRPFTWVKTEVDACPPPAAREVRGFPRGLDLMALLGSEIAWEILEISGDTQYSDYEKTFRKLKDYIDSMEQKDWFSNLYLNWLYVLQALHGEFGAGYPTFMQTKAWLDKELNTTLASWAQLRHDTILYVKQSYTMAEKGGFFQPPVVGYVEPVPEFYSRLLNLTNMTLAGFGKLIPPQILEDLRIDSGLKRFTEALERLMDITKKELANKSLEEIDYDFIENFGSISANLIGIIAGGDISPDSLKSVMIADVHTEGNTKKVLEEGTGFINTAIIAYRLPQGHIIVGAGPVFSYYEFKQPMSERLTDEAWREILENNPPNEPEWIRNFSG; translated from the coding sequence ATGAAAAAATTAAAAGAAAGTAAATTCCTTTTCAAAGGTATATTTACATTAATTACAATAGCAATTATATTAATATTATCTTTAACAGTTTCCCAGTCTCTGGCAGATGCAAATCCATTCAATAAACAATTAATTAATTCTGATAGTATTATAATAGAACCGGTCGAAATCAAGGCTCATATTCCGGGGCATTCCCTGCCTTTAAATACTACTAGCATTGAAAATTATCAGGACTTTTTTAAGAAGATACCTTTGACACCAGGGGCATTAAGCTTATTACAGAAGAATGCCTTTGTGGTTATCCCCACGCCTCTTGATATTGCCGAACAGGAGGTCTTTCTAGATTCTATCCGGGAATTAGCAAATCCTAAGGACGATTTTATCGCATATTATCAGGTATTGAAAAATATTGATGTACCTATTTTTATCACTTCCGATTCTCTGCTGCACTATTATCATATCTTTTTTGATACTACTTTGATGCGCCTGGAGCGCGATCTTTTTTATCAGGATATCTGGGAGATAAGCAAAGAATTACTTAAAACATCCCTTAATGATTATAATTATGCTGAGAATGATTTAAAAGAGGCCGCCAGGAGAAATGTAGCCTACCTTTCAGTAGCTCTGGAACTTATAAAACCCCAAAAAAGCCAGGTTGTAAGCGATGAAATACTAAAAGAAGAATATTGTTCACCAGAAATAGAGCCGGAAATTTGTGAGATGATGATTGCCGGGGTAAAAGATATTTATGGTGAGCAGGTCAGTTATCAATATTTCAGCCAGAAAGAATTTGAATACTATCATTTCGATGTGCCGAAAATTGTTCAGGATTTAGTTGAAGAAGAGATAAATTTAATCCAGGAGCATAAAGGATGGGAGTTTTCTCCCATTTTCATTTATCAGGAAGATTATTCCCAATATGTACCCCGGGGACATTATACTAAATCTGAGAAACTAAAGAATTACTTTAAAGCTCTTATGTGGTATGGAAGAATGACTGCTTTAATTGAAGGCTCCCCATCCTTATTTGCAGGAGAATCTATGTGTAGTGGTGGTCTGGGAGGAATCATCTCTGAATATGATGCCCGGATACAAACCTTGCAAGCATTTTTATTGGCAGAAAAATTTGTCAGCAGCCAGAATATCCAGGAGCGATGGCATCGGATTTATAGCATTACCTCTTTTATGGTAGGCTTCTCTGACGATTTAGGTCCTTCTGAGTATGGTCAAGCATTGCAGGAAGTTTTTTCAGCAGAACAGGGAATGGCAAGTATAGAAAAGTTTGCTGAAAATTATGATAAGTTGAAAAAAGCTATTGGTGAATATCCTTATGAGCCAAAAATATACAGTGGATTGGGTGCCTGTGAATTATTGATGCCCTGCCCTCCACTTAGTGATGAGGATAGCCAGAATTTAAAGATAAAGGCGAAAGAGCTTTTGTCTCAAACCAAGGGATTTCGACTGATGGGACAGAGGTTTACGCTGGATTCCTGGCTATTTTCAGAAATTGTCTCTCCCTATAGTGGTAAGTATAACGGACCAAAACTACCCTTACCGACAGAGGAAAAGCCCTTTACCTTCAGCTGGAATGATGATTATGAAGAATTCAGGAATAACCGACCATTCACCTGGGTAAAAACAGAAGTGGATGCCTGTCCTCCTCCAGCTGCCAGGGAAGTTCGGGGATTTCCTCGAGGTTTAGACTTAATGGCTTTACTGGGTTCAGAAATAGCTTGGGAAATACTGGAAATTTCCGGAGATACTCAATATAGTGATTATGAAAAAACCTTCCGGAAGCTGAAAGACTATATTGACTCTATGGAACAGAAAGACTGGTTCAGTAATCTTTATTTAAACTGGCTTTATGTCTTACAAGCATTGCATGGGGAATTCGGTGCAGGATACCCTACTTTCATGCAAACTAAAGCCTGGCTGGATAAAGAGCTTAACACCACCCTGGCTTCCTGGGCTCAATTAAGGCATGATACAATCTTATATGTAAAACAGAGTTACACTATGGCTGAAAAGGGCGGCTTTTTTCAACCTCCGGTAGTAGGCTATGTAGAACCCGTACCCGAATTTTATAGCAGGCTATTAAACTTAACCAATATGACTCTGGCAGGGTTTGGAAAATTAATTCCTCCCCAGATACTGGAAGATTTAAGAATAGATTCAGGATTGAAACGATTTACCGAAGCACTGGAGAGATTAATGGATATTACTAAAAAAGAATTGGCCAATAAGTCATTGGAAGAAATAGATTATGATTTTATCGAAAATTTTGGCAGCATTTCTGCTAATTTAATTGGAATAATAGCTGGTGGAGATATTAGTCCAGACTCTCTAAAGTCAGTGATGATTGCCGATGTACATACTGAAGGAAATACTAAAAAAGTACTGGAAGAGGGCACTGGTTTTATTAATACTGCCATTATTGCCTATAGGCTTCCCCAGGGGCATATCATTGTTGGGGCAGGTCCGGTTTTCAGTTATTATGAATTCAAGCAGCCGATGAGTGAACGGTTAACCGATGAAGCCTGGAGAGAAATATTGGAAAACAATCCACCGAATGAGCCGGAGTGGATTAGAAATTTTTCAGGCTGA
- a CDS encoding PKD domain-containing protein: MFSHEPGKSFLKIIFTLIGTFFVFTLFRVDMAASENISPETLDSLPINTVVLNDDSLNELIYISSDHSILVFRRITQQLISVSVGDVLYLDPGITKGDYFLGQIRNIMREDTYQKGMIIHLIPWCQNNPPIISGLIAQPDILEIGQDSRLTCHAADTGGDGISYYWHTNKGLLRGSGATVTWTAPHQTGDYFISCEVTDNRGGVDNRTVRIQVVDSLPSLTYQERELIRKFGWGRNRTIRWLDGYVAVYDGTNFRQMQQVLNKWNNIVGDKVVFYLSHDPRSPVKITYNYELSRKNLCYHIDTHWRNYQLYAAEIQINPDSRLCGFPGNLYAAYLQSFSGIVGFNIWQGTTIARDNWRDFNHISEIIQHMIEGLYKVPPGYDLNFK, from the coding sequence ATGTTTTCTCACGAACCCGGTAAATCTTTTTTGAAAATTATATTTACCTTAATAGGTACTTTTTTTGTCTTCACCTTATTTAGAGTTGATATGGCAGCAAGCGAAAATATCTCTCCAGAAACTCTGGATTCCCTACCGATAAATACAGTAGTGTTAAATGATGATTCGCTTAATGAACTTATTTATATTTCTTCTGACCACAGTATTCTGGTATTCAGAAGAATTACTCAGCAATTGATAAGTGTAAGCGTGGGAGATGTTTTATATCTGGATCCCGGGATAACTAAAGGTGATTATTTTTTAGGTCAAATCAGAAATATAATGAGAGAAGATACTTATCAAAAAGGTATGATTATTCACCTAATTCCCTGGTGCCAAAATAATCCCCCAATAATTTCCGGTCTAATTGCCCAACCTGATATCTTAGAAATAGGGCAAGATAGCAGATTGACCTGTCATGCTGCCGATACAGGTGGAGATGGCATTTCCTATTATTGGCATACCAACAAGGGCTTATTAAGAGGAAGCGGTGCCACTGTAACCTGGACAGCTCCTCATCAAACCGGGGATTATTTTATCAGCTGTGAAGTGACGGATAATAGAGGAGGGGTAGATAATCGAACAGTTCGGATTCAAGTTGTGGATAGTTTGCCTTCATTAACTTACCAGGAAAGAGAGCTAATACGCAAATTTGGCTGGGGAAGGAACCGAACTATCCGCTGGCTTGATGGTTATGTAGCAGTCTATGATGGTACTAATTTCAGGCAGATGCAGCAAGTATTAAATAAATGGAATAATATTGTTGGTGATAAGGTTGTTTTTTATTTAAGTCATGACCCTCGAAGTCCGGTGAAGATAACTTACAACTATGAGCTAAGTCGAAAGAATCTTTGTTATCATATTGACACCCATTGGAGAAATTATCAACTTTATGCTGCTGAGATTCAGATTAATCCGGATTCTCGATTATGTGGTTTCCCTGGAAATCTATATGCTGCCTATCTCCAATCGTTTTCCGGTATAGTAGGATTTAATATCTGGCAGGGAACAACCATTGCAAGAGATAATTGGCGGGATTTTAACCATATTTCGGAAATAATACAGCACATGATTGAGGGGCTTTATAAAGTTCCTCCTGGTTATGATTTAAATTTTAAATGA